A genomic region of Papaver somniferum cultivar HN1 chromosome 7, ASM357369v1, whole genome shotgun sequence contains the following coding sequences:
- the LOC113299813 gene encoding FRIGIDA-like protein 4a: protein MATEVIIIDRDRIQKAFDEFETQKSLLTNCTQQWENLSSHFTSLEQALLQKTQTLDTKLETLDLETKKALAKLSERENSISERESIAITLIEEQKQNAFKEIYEGIVDSSSNGTEIEEALKSYCRKMDSKGLMKYMISKRNDSLTMRVKIGVAIRECVDPFRFVLDGIEDYLDAKGKPGASDKRWPCGSLIHGLFPDLDGNSSLSVIATSVKERAGVIAQVWKGKMDNLEGGGGDDMGPAEAAMFLQMVIGFGLKDKFEEEFLKKLILAYPSRREMPKLAAALRFGEKMGDVIDELVKNGKEIEAVNFACECGLTERFPPVPSLRAYLRNSRKNANTMLKNGNYSAAQSEAANALELSSLKAIIRCVQENKLGAEFTLDSLTKRVSQLEKARVDRKKSVPVGNKPQGKRSRGGPGGSGGGSGPPHFRPAKAGRGSNSYPSYNRRNQVPPGPHPAAGFYSYPNQPIYDPSPSYGGSYAGGHSRSPAAGPQTYAYQPDDMAGAGVARSSVAPYTPQPPVYGGYDYNGAAGATYQPSYP from the exons ATGGCGACTGAAGTAATCATAATAGACAGAGATCGTATACAGAAAGCATTCGACGAATTCGAAACTCAGAAATCTCTCTTAACAAATTGTACTCAACAATGGGAAAACCTATCATCTCATTTCACATCATTAGAACAAGCCCTCTTACAGAAAACCCAAACCCTAGACACAAaactagaaaccctagatttagaAACCAAAAAAGCATTAGCAAAGTTATCAGAAAGGGAGAATTCAATCTCAGAGCGTGAATCCATTGCCATTACACTCATCGAAGAACAGAAACAAAATGCATTCAAAGAGATATATGAAGGGATTGTTGATTCTAGTAGTAATGGGACTGAAATAGAAGAAGCATTGAAATCTTATTGTAGAAAGATGGATAGTAAGGGTTTGATGAAGTATATGATTAGTAAGAGGAATGACTCACTTACAATGAGGGTTAAGATTGGTGTTGCGATTCGTGAATGTGTTGATCCTTTTCGGTTTGTATTGGATGGTATTGAGGATTATTTGGATGCCAAAGGGAAACCTGGGGCTTCTGATAAGAGATGGCCTTGTGGAAGTTTGATTCATGGGCTGTTTCCTGATTTGGATGGGAATAGTAGTCTGAGTGTTATTGCAACTAGTGTCAAGGAAAGAGCGGGTGTTATTGCGCAAGTTTGGAAGGGGAAAATGGATAATCTGGAAGGAGGTGGAGGAGATGATATGGGACCAGCTGAAGCTGCAATGTTTTTGCAAATGGTGATTGGGTTTGGATTGAAAGACAAGTTTGAGGAGGAGTTTTTGAAGAAGCTGATTTTAGCGTATCCTTCGAGAAGAGAAATGCCTAAGCTTGCTGCAGCATTACGGTTCGGCGAGAAAATGGGAG ATGTAATTGATGAACTGGTAAAGAACGGCAAGGAGATTGAGGCTGTGAATTTTGCATGTGAATGTGGTCTCACTGAACGATTTCCTCCAGTTCCTTCTCTCAGAGCTTATCTCAGGAACTCAAGGAAAAATGCGAATACAATGTTGAAGAATGGTAACTATAGTGCAGCTCAATCG GAAGCTGCTAATGCATTAGAGTTGAGTTCCCTCAAAGCCATCATCAGATGCGTGCAGGAGAACAAACTTGGAGCTGAATTTACTCTTGACAGCCTAACAAAGCGAGTTTCTCAGTTGGAGAAAGCCAGGGTTGACAGGAAGAAAAGCGTCCCTGTGGGAAACAAACCCCAAGGTAAGCGATCTCGAGGAGGTCCCGGGGGTAGCGGTGGAGGCAGCGGCCCGCCGCACTTCAGACCCGCCAAAGCAGGAAGAGGTTCAAATAGCTATCCTTCCTACAACCGCAGGAATCAAGTACCACCTGGTCCACATCCTGCTGCTGGTTTTTACAGTTACCCTAATCAGCCTATTTATGACCCTTCACCATCTTATGGAGGATCATATGCTGGAGGACATTCGAGAAGCCCCGCTGCAGGACCTCAAACTTATGCCTACCAACCAGATGATATGGCTGGCGCCGGTGTAGCGCGGTCAAGTGTAGCGCCATATACACCCCAGCCTCCTGTTTATGGTGGATACGATTATAACGGGGCAGCAGGAGCTACTTATCAACCTTCATATCCTTAG